Proteins from a single region of Palaemon carinicauda isolate YSFRI2023 chromosome 1, ASM3689809v2, whole genome shotgun sequence:
- the LOC137630996 gene encoding cuticle collagen 2C-like, with the protein MLCGSQGFPDEGEGWESGKQGKAPHQGKTGIVEGVAEAGRPHGVIGEASSQRKVDSAPGPVGPEGGTGPSNEVSTPNASPIPVNHRGTPVVFGTKEQPSRSFTPGSSPGSFGSWMHPEKDGEPTYRIKQPEVGGPWRRKSST; encoded by the coding sequence ATGCTCTGTGGAAGCCAGGGCTTTCCTGATGAAGGAGAAGGTTGGGAATCTGGAAAGCAGGGCAAAGCCCCTCATCAGGGGAAAACCGGCATCGTTGAAGGAGTGGCAGAGGCTGGTAGGCCACAtggtgtcattggagaagctagttccCAAAGGAAGGTTGATAGTGCGCCCGGCCCAGTGGGACCTGAAGGAGGTACAGGCCCTAGCAATGAAGTATCCACCCCCAACGCTTCCCCCATCCCAGTCAACCATAGAGGCACTCCAGTGGTGTTTGGAACCAAAGAACAACCGAGCAGGAGTTTCACTCCTGGATCTTCCCCTGGATCCTTCGGTTCATGGATGCATCCAGAGAAGGATGGGGAGCCCACCTACCGGATAAAACAGCCGGAGGTCGGTGGTCCTTGGAGGAGAAAATCCTCCACATAA